In Pseudomonas fluorescens NCIMB 11764, a single window of DNA contains:
- a CDS encoding LysR family transcriptional regulator has product MHGLNELGFKALRLFVAVLDHGSFSEVARREGLAPSSISRQIQLMEQALSQQLLYRHTRAVSPTEAGRMLGHHARLVLVQLEEAEQALQEQQSEPSGLVRINAPVVFGQRHLTPWLGQLCERYPKLQLDIQQTDSYIDPLQEGADLLFRIGPLHDSSMQARILAPHRFQVAASPAYLERHGIPQHPQDLAAHQCLAYKGVTGQQRWFFRQGRQDWSPYSVKGPLTGNHADTLTQAAEQGLGLVMFPSWLIGEAVRNGTLVPVLGDYQVSNSLEPQQIAVLWPGSRRLSVKVRTVIDFFVECFGPVPYWDRP; this is encoded by the coding sequence ATGCACGGCCTCAACGAATTGGGATTCAAGGCGCTTCGGCTATTTGTCGCGGTGCTCGATCACGGCAGCTTTTCCGAGGTAGCCCGCCGCGAAGGCCTGGCGCCCTCCTCGATTTCCCGACAGATCCAGTTGATGGAACAAGCCCTGAGCCAGCAATTGCTCTACCGTCACACCCGCGCCGTCTCGCCCACCGAAGCAGGACGAATGCTCGGCCACCATGCGCGGCTGGTGCTGGTGCAACTGGAAGAAGCCGAACAAGCCCTGCAGGAACAGCAAAGCGAGCCCAGCGGGTTGGTACGGATCAATGCCCCCGTGGTGTTCGGGCAACGGCACCTGACACCGTGGCTCGGGCAGTTGTGCGAGCGCTATCCGAAACTGCAACTGGACATCCAACAGACCGACAGCTACATCGACCCGTTGCAGGAAGGCGCCGACCTGTTGTTCCGCATCGGCCCGCTGCACGATTCGAGCATGCAGGCGCGCATTCTGGCGCCCCACCGCTTTCAGGTCGCGGCAAGCCCGGCCTACCTTGAGCGCCATGGCATCCCGCAACATCCCCAGGACCTGGCGGCGCATCAATGCCTGGCCTACAAAGGTGTAACCGGCCAGCAGCGCTGGTTTTTCCGCCAGGGTCGGCAGGACTGGTCGCCCTATTCGGTGAAGGGACCGCTCACCGGCAACCACGCCGACACACTCACCCAGGCCGCCGAACAGGGCCTGGGGCTGGTGATGTTTCCGTCATGGCTGATTGGTGAGGCCGTGCGCAACGGCACGCTGGTGCCGGTGCTGGGGGACTATCAGGTGTCCAACAGCCTTGAGCCGCAGCAGATCGCCGTGCTCTGGCCCGGCAGCCGACGGTTATCCGTGAAGGTGCGCACGGTGATTGATTTCTTTGTCGAATGCTTTGGGCCGGTGCCGTATTGGGACAGGCCCTAG